One window of Mangrovibacterium diazotrophicum genomic DNA carries:
- a CDS encoding prohibitin family protein: MNVLKKSYLIVIVVGVIILIFFGSSMFFTIQPGERAIIFRPFGDGLDKENIYMPGFHVVAPWNDLIVYDVKEQQREETMDVLDKNGLNINVDVSVRFNPVYDKIGYLHEVFGKRYIDQLIIPEVRSMVRQVAGRYTAEEIYSTKRSEVEQAIIDETKIILEKNNIDMRALLIRSINLPDQIRVAIENKLKTEQEALAYQFRLTRETSEAERKRIEAEGIAAYNQIINSSLTDKILKQRGIEATLELAKSQNSKVVVVGSGKDGLPLILGNN, translated from the coding sequence ATGAATGTCCTAAAGAAATCTTATTTAATTGTCATCGTCGTTGGAGTGATTATACTCATCTTCTTCGGTAGTAGTATGTTTTTCACCATTCAGCCCGGCGAACGAGCTATTATTTTCCGGCCATTCGGAGATGGTTTGGATAAAGAAAATATCTACATGCCTGGTTTTCATGTTGTCGCGCCTTGGAACGACCTGATTGTGTACGATGTGAAAGAACAGCAACGGGAGGAAACCATGGATGTTCTCGATAAAAATGGTTTGAATATTAATGTTGACGTGTCCGTTCGTTTCAACCCGGTGTACGATAAAATTGGCTATTTGCACGAAGTTTTCGGCAAGCGGTATATTGATCAATTGATCATCCCCGAAGTTCGCTCAATGGTGCGTCAGGTGGCGGGCCGTTACACAGCCGAGGAAATCTATTCGACCAAACGTAGCGAAGTGGAACAGGCAATCATTGATGAGACCAAAATTATTTTGGAGAAGAATAACATTGACATGCGTGCTTTGCTGATTCGTTCCATCAATTTGCCGGATCAAATTCGGGTGGCAATCGAAAATAAATTGAAGACCGAGCAGGAAGCATTGGCCTACCAATTCCGCCTAACCCGCGAAACGTCTGAAGCTGAGCGGAAGCGAATTGAAGCGGAAGGTATTGCAGCTTATAACCAGATTATTAATTCGAGTTTAACTGACAAAATTTTGAAACAAAGAGGAATAGAGGCAACGCTGGAGTTGGCGAAATCGCAGAATTCGAAAGTTGTGGTCGTTGGCAGTGGCAAGGATGGTTTGCCGCTGATTCTCGGAAACAATTAA
- a CDS encoding nucleoside phosphorylase, with translation MKQESEPTLRCAGFLISFEQNHQGLSMIGSSELIINSDGSIFHLHLKPEQIADNVILVGDPGRVEMIASLFSQIEFKVSNREFVTVTGTFKKTRITVISTGIGTDNIDIVINELDALVNVDFETREIKTEKRKLNIIRIGTSGGLQPFLDVNSFVISRKAIGFDGLLNFYAGRNSVSDLDFETNFKNHVDWNPLLTSPYVVDASPELFDKINGPNFASGVTISAPGFYGPQGRVLRLPIVDPEINPKIESFNYADYKITNYEMECSAIYGLSALLGHRALTVCLIIANRLSKQANGDYHTMMKKLIQLVLDKLAE, from the coding sequence TTGAAACAGGAATCGGAACCGACGTTGCGTTGCGCCGGATTTTTGATTAGTTTTGAGCAAAATCATCAAGGACTTTCTATGATTGGCTCCTCCGAACTAATAATTAATTCCGATGGAAGTATCTTTCATCTTCACCTGAAACCCGAGCAAATTGCCGACAACGTAATCCTGGTTGGCGATCCAGGACGGGTTGAAATGATCGCTTCCCTCTTTTCCCAAATTGAATTTAAAGTTAGCAACCGCGAATTTGTCACCGTAACCGGAACGTTCAAAAAAACGCGCATCACAGTTATCTCTACTGGCATTGGCACTGACAACATCGACATTGTGATCAATGAACTGGATGCGTTGGTGAACGTGGATTTTGAAACACGCGAGATAAAAACGGAGAAGCGAAAGTTGAACATCATTCGTATTGGCACTTCCGGCGGACTTCAGCCTTTTCTGGATGTCAACTCCTTTGTGATTTCTCGCAAAGCAATCGGTTTCGATGGCCTGCTCAACTTTTATGCAGGACGGAACTCGGTGTCTGATCTGGACTTTGAAACCAATTTTAAAAACCACGTCGACTGGAACCCGCTGTTAACGTCGCCTTATGTTGTTGACGCTTCTCCCGAACTGTTTGATAAAATTAACGGGCCCAATTTTGCTTCGGGTGTTACCATATCGGCACCGGGCTTCTATGGTCCGCAGGGGCGGGTTTTAAGGTTGCCAATCGTTGATCCCGAGATAAATCCTAAAATCGAAAGTTTTAACTACGCCGATTATAAAATTACCAACTACGAAATGGAATGTTCGGCCATTTACGGGCTGTCGGCTCTACTGGGCCACCGCGCGCTGACGGTTTGTCTCATCATCGCGAACCGTCTAAGCAAACAGGCCAACGGCGACTACCACACGATGATGAAAAAGCTTATTCAGTTGGTTTTGGATAAGTTGGCAGAATAA
- a CDS encoding transglutaminase-like domain-containing protein, with translation MDSQKLQALISLLDDPDQAVFEMVEKELLKEDTLQVEQLEHVWETSLDELMQSRIEDLIQQIQFRETSKRIQNWSIQPAVDLFEGFFLISQYQYPDLKLKSVESQLKKISSDVWLEINNRLTSIEKITVLNHILYDVNKFAINHSNMLLPQNCYLNQLLETKKGNPISLAILYTIVARDLGFPVELIDFPKNPLLAYVDAELAKKTHGEDYDSPILFYINPANKGAIIGRKEIEYFMKKNEHVDDKVFQQPSEDRKIIKLLLENLIEAYEAVGHREKVNDLSSIASML, from the coding sequence ATGGATTCTCAAAAACTACAAGCACTAATTAGCCTTTTGGATGACCCGGATCAAGCAGTGTTTGAGATGGTGGAAAAGGAGTTGCTGAAGGAAGATACGTTGCAGGTGGAACAATTAGAGCACGTTTGGGAAACGAGCCTGGACGAACTGATGCAGAGCCGGATCGAAGATTTGATTCAGCAAATTCAGTTTCGCGAAACCAGCAAACGAATTCAAAACTGGTCGATACAACCGGCCGTTGATCTATTTGAAGGATTCTTTCTGATCAGCCAATACCAATACCCCGACTTAAAACTGAAATCAGTTGAAAGTCAACTCAAAAAAATTAGCAGCGACGTTTGGCTCGAAATCAACAACCGACTGACCTCGATTGAGAAAATCACGGTTTTGAACCACATTCTTTATGATGTCAACAAATTTGCCATCAACCACAGCAACATGCTGTTGCCGCAAAACTGTTACCTCAACCAACTGCTGGAAACCAAAAAAGGCAACCCGATCTCGTTGGCCATTTTATATACAATAGTTGCACGCGATTTGGGCTTTCCGGTCGAGCTGATCGACTTCCCTAAAAATCCGCTATTGGCTTATGTTGATGCTGAATTAGCAAAGAAAACACATGGCGAAGACTACGACTCCCCCATTTTATTCTACATCAACCCGGCAAACAAAGGGGCGATTATCGGGCGGAAAGAAATCGAGTATTTCATGAAGAAAAATGAGCACGTCGACGACAAAGTTTTTCAGCAACCAAGCGAAGACCGAAAAATCATCAAGTTGCTGCTCGAAAACCTGATTGAGGCTTACGAAGCGGTTGGCCATCGCGAAAAGGTAAACGACCTCAGCTCGATTGCCTCGATGTTGTAA
- the truA gene encoding tRNA pseudouridine(38-40) synthase TruA → MKQRYFVELAYNGTRYHGWQVQPNAKSVQGDLEHALTTICREDIGVTGAGRTDTGVHASYYVAHFDSAKSSLDEPGFTYKLNSFLGKDVVIFKITKVDSEAHARFGAVSRTYHYFINQRKNPFTLETSWYNSRPLDVERMNEACKVLFEFIDFTSFSKLHTDVKTNNCRIDEARWELDGQQLKFTIKADRFLRNMVRAIVGTTVEVGLGKLTVDGFRQVIEAKDRGSAGVSAPAEGLFLTDIHYPEEMFVRSEPID, encoded by the coding sequence TTGAAACAACGATATTTTGTTGAATTAGCCTATAACGGCACGCGTTATCATGGCTGGCAAGTGCAGCCCAACGCCAAAAGTGTGCAGGGAGATTTGGAGCATGCGCTCACAACCATTTGCCGCGAAGACATTGGGGTAACCGGTGCCGGCCGGACTGATACCGGTGTTCACGCGAGCTACTATGTGGCCCATTTCGACTCGGCCAAAAGCTCCTTGGATGAACCTGGATTTACCTACAAATTGAACAGCTTCTTAGGCAAGGACGTGGTCATTTTTAAAATCACCAAAGTTGATTCGGAAGCGCATGCCCGCTTTGGTGCTGTCTCCCGGACTTATCACTATTTTATCAATCAACGGAAGAATCCCTTTACGCTGGAGACCTCCTGGTACAATAGCCGGCCGTTGGATGTTGAACGAATGAACGAGGCCTGCAAGGTGCTTTTCGAGTTTATTGATTTTACCAGCTTCAGTAAGTTGCACACCGATGTGAAAACGAATAATTGCCGGATTGACGAGGCTCGATGGGAACTGGACGGTCAGCAATTGAAATTTACGATTAAAGCCGATCGCTTTTTGCGGAACATGGTTCGGGCTATTGTGGGGACAACAGTTGAAGTTGGATTGGGAAAACTTACAGTTGATGGTTTTCGACAGGTTATCGAAGCCAAAGATCGTGGCTCAGCCGGAGTTTCTGCACCTGCAGAGGGACTATTTTTAACCGATATTCATTATCCGGAAGAGATGTTTGTGCGGTCGGAACCAATCGACTGA
- a CDS encoding AAA family ATPase — translation MNQAVDIRELNERIEKESSFVDLISMEMNKVIVGQKHLVESLMIGLLSGGHILLEGVPGLAKTLAINTLAKTISADFARIQFTPDLLPADLLGTLIYSQKNEEFVVKKGPIFTNFVLADEINRAPAKVQSALLEAMQERQITIGDQTFKLEEPFLVMATQNPIEQEGTYPLPEAQVDRFMLKVVIKYPQKEEEKLIIQQNLLKQFPQPSKVLTPEAIIKARDVVKDVYLDEKISKYIVDIVFATRNPIEYKLEKYADMISYGGSPRASISLAQAAKAYAFIKRRGYVIPEDVRAVCHDVMRHRIGLSYEAEANNITTEEIITDILNTVEVP, via the coding sequence ATGAATCAAGCAGTTGATATTCGTGAGCTCAATGAAAGAATAGAGAAAGAGAGTTCTTTCGTCGATTTGATCAGCATGGAAATGAACAAGGTGATTGTCGGACAAAAACACCTTGTTGAAAGTTTGATGATTGGTTTGTTGTCGGGCGGCCACATCCTGTTGGAAGGTGTTCCCGGGCTGGCAAAAACGTTGGCCATTAACACGCTGGCGAAGACCATTAGCGCTGATTTTGCCCGAATTCAGTTTACACCGGATTTGCTGCCCGCCGACTTGCTGGGTACACTAATATACAGCCAGAAGAATGAAGAGTTTGTGGTCAAAAAAGGACCGATCTTCACCAATTTCGTACTGGCAGATGAGATCAACCGTGCGCCCGCTAAAGTGCAGTCAGCTTTGCTGGAAGCCATGCAGGAACGCCAAATTACCATTGGCGACCAAACCTTCAAACTGGAGGAACCTTTCCTGGTAATGGCCACACAAAACCCGATTGAGCAAGAAGGTACCTACCCGCTTCCCGAAGCACAGGTTGACCGTTTCATGCTAAAAGTGGTTATCAAGTATCCGCAAAAAGAGGAAGAGAAACTGATTATTCAACAAAACCTGTTGAAGCAATTCCCGCAACCATCGAAAGTGTTGACGCCGGAAGCAATCATTAAAGCTCGCGACGTGGTAAAAGATGTTTACCTGGATGAGAAAATCAGTAAATACATCGTCGACATTGTGTTCGCCACCCGTAACCCGATCGAATACAAGTTGGAGAAATATGCCGATATGATTTCGTACGGAGGTTCACCACGTGCAAGTATCAGTTTGGCGCAGGCTGCCAAAGCATACGCTTTCATTAAGCGCCGTGGATATGTGATTCCGGAAGATGTGCGGGCTGTGTGTCACGATGTGATGCGCCATCGTATTGGGTTGAGCTACGAAGCCGAAGCCAACAACATTACAACCGAAGAAATTATTACAGATATTCTGAATACTGTTGAAGTTCCTTAG
- a CDS encoding four helix bundle protein encodes MNELENRCLQFAIDIRLRLKVLPRNTSNTEDFKQVVRSSGSIGANYIEANESLGDKDKLFRMRIARKEAKETIYWLTILKNTNPDFDNELQDLVSEADELKKIISAIIKKLDH; translated from the coding sequence ATGAACGAACTTGAAAACAGGTGCCTTCAATTTGCAATCGATATTCGATTAAGATTGAAAGTATTGCCCAGAAATACTTCAAACACGGAAGATTTCAAGCAAGTAGTCAGGTCTTCAGGTTCGATCGGTGCAAATTATATTGAGGCCAATGAGTCTCTAGGCGACAAAGACAAGCTATTCCGAATGAGAATTGCAAGAAAGGAAGCTAAAGAGACCATTTACTGGCTAACAATTTTAAAGAACACAAATCCTGATTTTGATAACGAGCTTCAAGATCTGGTTAGTGAAGCTGACGAGTTGAAAAAGATTATTTCAGCAATCATTAAAAAGCTAGATCACTAA
- a CDS encoding PaaI family thioesterase, with translation MRKILNVHRNDDPELYQCIGCSPHNPIGLKLEFWEDGDELYAEWEPQPNFMGWVNVLHGGIQATLLDEIGGWVVYVKCGTAGVTTELNVKYKEPVYTNTGKITLRAKLLEKQRRTAKIEARIYNSEGKLCTMAEMDYFIFPERIAREKYHYPGVEAFFDKED, from the coding sequence ATGAGAAAAATATTGAATGTTCATAGAAACGATGATCCGGAACTTTACCAGTGCATCGGATGCTCGCCACATAACCCAATTGGTCTGAAACTGGAATTTTGGGAAGACGGTGATGAACTGTATGCCGAATGGGAACCACAGCCAAATTTTATGGGCTGGGTGAATGTGTTGCACGGTGGAATTCAAGCCACTTTGCTCGATGAAATTGGGGGCTGGGTTGTGTATGTCAAGTGCGGAACTGCAGGTGTTACAACAGAGCTGAATGTAAAATACAAGGAGCCGGTTTATACAAATACGGGGAAGATTACTTTACGTGCGAAGTTGTTGGAAAAACAACGGAGAACTGCCAAAATTGAGGCCCGGATTTATAATTCGGAAGGGAAGTTATGCACGATGGCTGAAATGGACTACTTTATTTTTCCGGAACGAATTGCCCGGGAGAAATATCATTACCCTGGTGTGGAAGCTTTTTTCGATAAGGAGGACTAA
- a CDS encoding sodium:solute symporter family protein, protein MNLTITDVIIIALYLVATVVIGLVLKKVAQKSKSNYLLGGNKLPWYMLGLSNASGMFDISGTMWLVTLLFVYGLKSIWIPWLWPVFNQVFLMVFLSIWLRRSNVTTGAEWINTRFGRSLDSSLSHGVVVIFALILCLGYLAYGFIGLGKFVMIFIPWHVVAPYIPFTVPEAYVPHIYGITFTLFAVFYAVLGGMTSIVWADVLQYIIMTISAILIGVLAMKALTVETLNVPDGWKTPFFGWKLDGLDWRGMIDQVNDKIASDGYSLFTIFFMMMVFKGLLVSIAGPAPTYDMQKILSTKTPKDAAKMSAFVSVVLMPIRYFMIAGFAVLGILYFDRLNLMVAGQIDFEQILPSAIAEFVPVGFMGLLLAGLLAAFNSTFAGTLNAAQAYVVNDIYLRYVNPDASNNKLKNINYATGIIVVIISIIFGVFAQNVNSMLQWIVSALYGSYVVSNVLKWYWWRFNGYGYFWGMVAGLIPALIFPYIFTETLDLYYFPWLLLVSVIGAMLGTFLSKPTDEEVLKEFYRTVRPWGFWGPIKAKVMAEDPTFVPNKNFKLDMFNVIIGTTAQTALVAMPIYIVLKDTLPIWITIAITIVCGLILKKTWWDRLPEK, encoded by the coding sequence ATGAATCTGACTATTACCGACGTAATTATTATTGCGTTGTACCTGGTGGCTACAGTCGTTATCGGACTGGTTTTGAAAAAAGTCGCTCAAAAAAGCAAATCCAATTATCTTCTTGGTGGAAACAAATTGCCCTGGTATATGCTTGGCTTGTCCAACGCGTCCGGAATGTTCGACATTTCCGGCACCATGTGGCTGGTGACACTTCTTTTTGTGTATGGGCTCAAAAGTATCTGGATCCCCTGGCTTTGGCCGGTGTTCAACCAGGTATTTTTAATGGTTTTCCTGAGTATCTGGCTACGCCGCTCGAATGTAACAACCGGTGCCGAATGGATCAATACCCGCTTTGGAAGGAGTTTGGACAGTAGCCTTTCGCACGGCGTCGTGGTTATTTTCGCGCTCATCCTTTGCCTGGGTTATCTGGCTTATGGCTTTATCGGGCTGGGCAAATTTGTGATGATTTTTATCCCCTGGCATGTTGTGGCTCCTTATATACCTTTCACTGTGCCGGAAGCCTACGTTCCTCACATTTACGGGATCACCTTCACGCTGTTCGCCGTTTTCTATGCCGTTCTGGGTGGAATGACCAGTATTGTTTGGGCCGATGTTTTGCAATACATCATCATGACCATTTCGGCAATTCTGATTGGCGTGCTGGCCATGAAAGCGCTGACTGTAGAAACATTGAATGTGCCGGATGGCTGGAAAACCCCCTTCTTCGGGTGGAAGCTCGATGGGCTCGACTGGCGGGGAATGATCGACCAGGTGAATGACAAAATTGCCAGCGATGGCTATTCGCTCTTCACGATCTTTTTTATGATGATGGTCTTCAAAGGATTGCTGGTTTCCATTGCCGGTCCGGCACCAACCTATGATATGCAGAAAATTCTTTCAACAAAAACGCCGAAAGACGCAGCCAAAATGAGTGCTTTCGTATCGGTGGTTTTGATGCCAATCCGCTACTTCATGATTGCCGGTTTTGCCGTATTGGGAATCCTCTACTTCGACCGTTTAAACCTGATGGTTGCCGGACAAATTGACTTCGAGCAAATTCTGCCGTCGGCAATTGCCGAATTCGTTCCTGTTGGTTTTATGGGATTGCTTCTCGCTGGCTTGCTGGCAGCCTTCAACTCAACCTTTGCCGGAACGCTAAATGCTGCCCAAGCCTACGTGGTTAACGATATTTACCTGCGCTACGTAAACCCCGATGCTTCCAATAACAAACTTAAAAATATCAACTACGCAACCGGGATTATCGTTGTAATTATCAGTATCATCTTCGGCGTTTTCGCCCAAAACGTAAACAGCATGTTGCAGTGGATCGTGTCTGCGCTTTACGGCAGCTACGTGGTATCCAACGTGTTGAAATGGTACTGGTGGCGTTTTAATGGCTATGGCTATTTCTGGGGTATGGTGGCTGGCCTGATCCCAGCGTTGATTTTCCCTTACATCTTCACAGAAACTTTGGATTTGTACTATTTCCCTTGGCTGCTGCTGGTTTCGGTAATCGGTGCCATGTTGGGTACTTTCCTGTCGAAACCAACCGACGAGGAAGTTTTGAAAGAATTCTACCGAACTGTTCGCCCGTGGGGATTCTGGGGACCGATTAAAGCGAAAGTCATGGCTGAAGATCCGACTTTCGTTCCCAACAAAAATTTCAAGCTGGACATGTTCAATGTGATCATCGGAACAACCGCGCAAACAGCCCTGGTTGCTATGCCAATCTACATTGTACTGAAAGATACACTTCCGATTTGGATTACGATCGCCATCACCATCGTGTGTGGTCTGATTCTGAAAAAAACCTGGTGGGACCGATTACCCGAAAAATAG